In Osmerus mordax isolate fOsmMor3 chromosome 24, fOsmMor3.pri, whole genome shotgun sequence, the following are encoded in one genomic region:
- the add2 gene encoding beta-adducin isoform X1 yields the protein MSTSPTPKGTPVHLSPSDGAPEENPLSPQHSTPGSGPLHKKRVSSILQSPSFREELDVLIQEQMKKGGSSSNLWALRQIADFMASHGSPAALPVSPSTMMMVTPINDLHGWEPSSMVKGERLMRCKLASVHRLLDLYGWAQFSHSCLTLRVSKEQEHFLVLPEGLAYGEVTASSLVKVNVLGEVVERGSTSLGVDLGRFSLHSAIYSTRPDVRCLLHLHTPATAAVSAMKCGLLPLSHEALLVGDVAYYDYNGVMEEEEDRVALQKSLGPTCKVLVLRNHGIVALGESVEEAFYTIYHIQAACQVQVSALCSAGGAENLIMLDRTTQRPNPTGTVGWAGSTFGPLTKTRLGEHEFEALMRTLDNLGYRTGYAYRFPILLERSRTRREVEVPATVTSFQFEEEGGHPMPRQHPFAQRHQQEKTRWLNTPNSYLRISQDQASPGHQRTMWLKEEMTQAGSTAIKIENPNQFVPLFTNPQEVLETRNKIRQQNRQDMKTAGPQSQVLASVITVDSPPSPVEPPKPLEPETPNPFNQLTDQELEEYRKEVQRNQEGQIEEGEEVVNDTETVPATSPPKTPPPCDPPPPDEGKTDSPVPNGQGEEEKQQTEELEKGMKALSTNDTSVPASPTPTAPAAKPLGNTPEGSPSKSPSKKKKKFKAPSFLKKSKKQKEKAET from the exons ATGAGCACCTCTCCCACCCCTAAGGGCACCCCAGTGCATCTCAGCCCCAGTGATGGGGCCCCAGAGGagaaccccctctccccccaacaCTCCACCCCTGGATCCGGGCCCCTGCACAAGAAACGAGTCTCCAGCATCCTCCAGAgccca tccttCAGAGAGGAACTGGATGTGCTGATCCAGGAGCAGATGAAGAAAGGAGGCAGCTCCTCCAACCTCTGGGCTCTGAGGCAGATCGCTGATTTCATGGCCTCTCACGgctcccctgctgccctgcctgtgTCCCCTTCCa CCATGATGATGGTGACTCCCATCAACGACCTGCATGGCTGGGAGCCCAGCAGCATGGTGAAGGGGGAGAGGCTGATGCGCTGCAAGCTGGCCAGCGTCCACCGCCTGCTGGATCTCTACGGCTGGGCCCAGTTCAGCCACTCCTGCCTCACC CTGCGTGTGAGCAAGGAGCAGGAGCATTTCCTGGTGCTGCCCGAAGGCTTGGCCTACGGTGAGGTCACTGCCTCCAGCCTG GTGAAGGTGAACGtgctgggggaggtggtggagaggggcaGCACCTCTCTGGGGGTGGACCTGGGCCGTTTCAGCCTCCACTCCGCCATCTACTCCACCCGGCCAGACGTCCGCTGCCTGctgcacctccacacccccgccACGGCCGCC GTGTCTGCCATGAAGTGCGGcctcctgcctctgtcccacGAGGCTTTGCTCGTGGGCGACGTGGCCTACTATGATTACAACGGcgtgatggaggaagaggaggacagggtggcGCTACAGAAGAGCCTGGGCCCCACCTGCAAG gtgCTGGTGCTGAGGAACCACGGCATCGTGGCCCTGGGAGAGTCTGTGGAGGAAGCGTTCTACACCATCTATCACATCCAGGCTGCCTGTCAGGTCCAG GTGTCAGCATTGTGCAGTGCCGGAGGAGCGGAGAACCTCATCATGCTGGACCGCACCACCCAGAGGCCCAACCCCACTGGCACCGTGGGCTGGGCCGGCTCCACCTTCGGGCCCCTGACCAAGACTCGCCTCGGGGAACACGAGTTCGAGGCTCTCATGAGGACCCTGGACAACCTG GGCTACCGTACCGGCTACGCCTACCGCTTCCCCATCCTCCTGGAGCGCTCGCGGAcacggagagaggtggaggtgcccGCCACCGTCACCTCCTTCCagtttgaggaggaggggggtcaccCTATGCCCCGCCAGCACCCTTTCGCCCAGCGCCACCAGCAGGAGAAGACCCGCTGGCTCAACACGCCCAACTCATACCTGCGGATTAGCCAGGACCAGGCCAGCCCTGGGCATCAGCGCACCATG TGGCTGAAGGAGGAGATGACCCAGGCTGGAAGCACCGCCATCAAAATAGAGAACCCCAACCAGTTTGTCCCTCTCTTCACCAATCCCCAGGAAGTGCTTGAGACGCGGAACAAG ATCCGACAGCAGAACCGGCAGGACATGAAGACAGCAGGCCCCCAGTCCCAAGTGCTGGCCAGTGTCATAACAGTAGACAGCCCACCG TCTCCGGTGGAACCTCCGAAACCTCTGGAGCCTGAGACACCCAACCCCTTCAACCAGCTGACAgaccaggagctggaggagtatCGTAAAGAGGTGCAGCGAAACCAGGAGGGCCAGATAGAAG aaggggaggaggtggtgaacgACACAGAGACCGTTCCAGCTACCTCCCCTCCAAagacccctcctccctgtgaccctccacccccag ACGAGGGAAAGACGGACTCGCCGGTTCCGAACGGccaaggggaggaagagaagcagcagacggaggagctggagaaaggGATGAAGGCCCTGTCGACCAACGACACCTCGGTCCCGGCTTCGCCCACGCCCACTGCCCCGGCTGCCAAGCCCCTGGGCAACACCCCAGAGGGCTCCCCCTCCAAGTCCCcctccaagaagaagaagaagttcaAGGCGCCCTCTTTTCTCAAAAAGAGCAAGAAGCAAAAAGAGAAGGCAGAAACTTGA
- the add2 gene encoding beta-adducin isoform X3: MKKGGSSSNLWALRQIADFMASHGSPAALPVSPSTMMMVTPINDLHGWEPSSMVKGERLMRCKLASVHRLLDLYGWAQFSHSCLTLRVSKEQEHFLVLPEGLAYGEVTASSLVKVNVLGEVVERGSTSLGVDLGRFSLHSAIYSTRPDVRCLLHLHTPATAAVSAMKCGLLPLSHEALLVGDVAYYDYNGVMEEEEDRVALQKSLGPTCKVLVLRNHGIVALGESVEEAFYTIYHIQAACQVQVSALCSAGGAENLIMLDRTTQRPNPTGTVGWAGSTFGPLTKTRLGEHEFEALMRTLDNLGYRTGYAYRFPILLERSRTRREVEVPATVTSFQFEEEGGHPMPRQHPFAQRHQQEKTRWLNTPNSYLRISQDQASPGHQRTMWLKEEMTQAGSTAIKIENPNQFVPLFTNPQEVLETRNKIRQQNRQDMKTAGPQSQVLASVITVDSPPSPVEPPKPLEPETPNPFNQLTDQELEEYRKEVQRNQEGQIEEGEEVVNDTETVPATSPPKTPPPCDPPPPDEGKTDSPVPNGQGEEEKQQTEELEKGMKALSTNDTSVPASPTPTAPAAKPLGNTPEGSPSKSPSKKKKKFKAPSFLKKSKKQKEKAET, from the exons ATGAAGAAAGGAGGCAGCTCCTCCAACCTCTGGGCTCTGAGGCAGATCGCTGATTTCATGGCCTCTCACGgctcccctgctgccctgcctgtgTCCCCTTCCa CCATGATGATGGTGACTCCCATCAACGACCTGCATGGCTGGGAGCCCAGCAGCATGGTGAAGGGGGAGAGGCTGATGCGCTGCAAGCTGGCCAGCGTCCACCGCCTGCTGGATCTCTACGGCTGGGCCCAGTTCAGCCACTCCTGCCTCACC CTGCGTGTGAGCAAGGAGCAGGAGCATTTCCTGGTGCTGCCCGAAGGCTTGGCCTACGGTGAGGTCACTGCCTCCAGCCTG GTGAAGGTGAACGtgctgggggaggtggtggagaggggcaGCACCTCTCTGGGGGTGGACCTGGGCCGTTTCAGCCTCCACTCCGCCATCTACTCCACCCGGCCAGACGTCCGCTGCCTGctgcacctccacacccccgccACGGCCGCC GTGTCTGCCATGAAGTGCGGcctcctgcctctgtcccacGAGGCTTTGCTCGTGGGCGACGTGGCCTACTATGATTACAACGGcgtgatggaggaagaggaggacagggtggcGCTACAGAAGAGCCTGGGCCCCACCTGCAAG gtgCTGGTGCTGAGGAACCACGGCATCGTGGCCCTGGGAGAGTCTGTGGAGGAAGCGTTCTACACCATCTATCACATCCAGGCTGCCTGTCAGGTCCAG GTGTCAGCATTGTGCAGTGCCGGAGGAGCGGAGAACCTCATCATGCTGGACCGCACCACCCAGAGGCCCAACCCCACTGGCACCGTGGGCTGGGCCGGCTCCACCTTCGGGCCCCTGACCAAGACTCGCCTCGGGGAACACGAGTTCGAGGCTCTCATGAGGACCCTGGACAACCTG GGCTACCGTACCGGCTACGCCTACCGCTTCCCCATCCTCCTGGAGCGCTCGCGGAcacggagagaggtggaggtgcccGCCACCGTCACCTCCTTCCagtttgaggaggaggggggtcaccCTATGCCCCGCCAGCACCCTTTCGCCCAGCGCCACCAGCAGGAGAAGACCCGCTGGCTCAACACGCCCAACTCATACCTGCGGATTAGCCAGGACCAGGCCAGCCCTGGGCATCAGCGCACCATG TGGCTGAAGGAGGAGATGACCCAGGCTGGAAGCACCGCCATCAAAATAGAGAACCCCAACCAGTTTGTCCCTCTCTTCACCAATCCCCAGGAAGTGCTTGAGACGCGGAACAAG ATCCGACAGCAGAACCGGCAGGACATGAAGACAGCAGGCCCCCAGTCCCAAGTGCTGGCCAGTGTCATAACAGTAGACAGCCCACCG TCTCCGGTGGAACCTCCGAAACCTCTGGAGCCTGAGACACCCAACCCCTTCAACCAGCTGACAgaccaggagctggaggagtatCGTAAAGAGGTGCAGCGAAACCAGGAGGGCCAGATAGAAG aaggggaggaggtggtgaacgACACAGAGACCGTTCCAGCTACCTCCCCTCCAAagacccctcctccctgtgaccctccacccccag ACGAGGGAAAGACGGACTCGCCGGTTCCGAACGGccaaggggaggaagagaagcagcagacggaggagctggagaaaggGATGAAGGCCCTGTCGACCAACGACACCTCGGTCCCGGCTTCGCCCACGCCCACTGCCCCGGCTGCCAAGCCCCTGGGCAACACCCCAGAGGGCTCCCCCTCCAAGTCCCcctccaagaagaagaagaagttcaAGGCGCCCTCTTTTCTCAAAAAGAGCAAGAAGCAAAAAGAGAAGGCAGAAACTTGA
- the add2 gene encoding beta-adducin isoform X5, translating to MSTSPTPKGTPVHLSPSDGAPEENPLSPQHSTPGSGPLHKKRVSSILQSPSFREELDVLIQEQMKKGGSSSNLWALRQIADFMASHGSPAALPVSPSTMMMVTPINDLHGWEPSSMVKGERLMRCKLASVHRLLDLYGWAQFSHSCLTLRVSKEQEHFLVLPEGLAYGEVTASSLVKVNVLGEVVERGSTSLGVDLGRFSLHSAIYSTRPDVRCLLHLHTPATAAVSAMKCGLLPLSHEALLVGDVAYYDYNGVMEEEEDRVALQKSLGPTCKVLVLRNHGIVALGESVEEAFYTIYHIQAACQVQVSALCSAGGAENLIMLDRTTQRPNPTGTVGWAGSTFGPLTKTRLGEHEFEALMRTLDNLGYRTGYAYRFPILLERSRTRREVEVPATVTSFQFEEEGGHPMPRQHPFAQRHQQEKTRWLNTPNSYLRISQDQASPGHQRTMWLKEEMTQAGSTAIKIENPNQFVPLFTNPQEVLETRNKIRQQNRQDMKTAGPQSQVLASVITVDSPPSPVEPPKPLEPETPNPFNQLTDQELEEYRKEVQRNQEGQIEGHTSGAKILCQ from the exons ATGAGCACCTCTCCCACCCCTAAGGGCACCCCAGTGCATCTCAGCCCCAGTGATGGGGCCCCAGAGGagaaccccctctccccccaacaCTCCACCCCTGGATCCGGGCCCCTGCACAAGAAACGAGTCTCCAGCATCCTCCAGAgccca tccttCAGAGAGGAACTGGATGTGCTGATCCAGGAGCAGATGAAGAAAGGAGGCAGCTCCTCCAACCTCTGGGCTCTGAGGCAGATCGCTGATTTCATGGCCTCTCACGgctcccctgctgccctgcctgtgTCCCCTTCCa CCATGATGATGGTGACTCCCATCAACGACCTGCATGGCTGGGAGCCCAGCAGCATGGTGAAGGGGGAGAGGCTGATGCGCTGCAAGCTGGCCAGCGTCCACCGCCTGCTGGATCTCTACGGCTGGGCCCAGTTCAGCCACTCCTGCCTCACC CTGCGTGTGAGCAAGGAGCAGGAGCATTTCCTGGTGCTGCCCGAAGGCTTGGCCTACGGTGAGGTCACTGCCTCCAGCCTG GTGAAGGTGAACGtgctgggggaggtggtggagaggggcaGCACCTCTCTGGGGGTGGACCTGGGCCGTTTCAGCCTCCACTCCGCCATCTACTCCACCCGGCCAGACGTCCGCTGCCTGctgcacctccacacccccgccACGGCCGCC GTGTCTGCCATGAAGTGCGGcctcctgcctctgtcccacGAGGCTTTGCTCGTGGGCGACGTGGCCTACTATGATTACAACGGcgtgatggaggaagaggaggacagggtggcGCTACAGAAGAGCCTGGGCCCCACCTGCAAG gtgCTGGTGCTGAGGAACCACGGCATCGTGGCCCTGGGAGAGTCTGTGGAGGAAGCGTTCTACACCATCTATCACATCCAGGCTGCCTGTCAGGTCCAG GTGTCAGCATTGTGCAGTGCCGGAGGAGCGGAGAACCTCATCATGCTGGACCGCACCACCCAGAGGCCCAACCCCACTGGCACCGTGGGCTGGGCCGGCTCCACCTTCGGGCCCCTGACCAAGACTCGCCTCGGGGAACACGAGTTCGAGGCTCTCATGAGGACCCTGGACAACCTG GGCTACCGTACCGGCTACGCCTACCGCTTCCCCATCCTCCTGGAGCGCTCGCGGAcacggagagaggtggaggtgcccGCCACCGTCACCTCCTTCCagtttgaggaggaggggggtcaccCTATGCCCCGCCAGCACCCTTTCGCCCAGCGCCACCAGCAGGAGAAGACCCGCTGGCTCAACACGCCCAACTCATACCTGCGGATTAGCCAGGACCAGGCCAGCCCTGGGCATCAGCGCACCATG TGGCTGAAGGAGGAGATGACCCAGGCTGGAAGCACCGCCATCAAAATAGAGAACCCCAACCAGTTTGTCCCTCTCTTCACCAATCCCCAGGAAGTGCTTGAGACGCGGAACAAG ATCCGACAGCAGAACCGGCAGGACATGAAGACAGCAGGCCCCCAGTCCCAAGTGCTGGCCAGTGTCATAACAGTAGACAGCCCACCG TCTCCGGTGGAACCTCCGAAACCTCTGGAGCCTGAGACACCCAACCCCTTCAACCAGCTGACAgaccaggagctggaggagtatCGTAAAGAGGTGCAGCGAAACCAGGAGGGCCAGATAGAAG GGCACACCTCTGGTGCTAAGATCTTGTGTCAATA A
- the add2 gene encoding beta-adducin isoform X4, whose protein sequence is MSTSPTPKGTPVHLSPSDGAPEENPLSPQHSTPGSGPLHKKRVSSILQSPSFREELDVLIQEQMKKGGSSSNLWALRQIADFMASHGSPAALPVSPSTMMMVTPINDLHGWEPSSMVKGERLMRCKLASVHRLLDLYGWAQFSHSCLTLRVSKEQEHFLVLPEGLAYGEVTASSLVKVNVLGEVVERGSTSLGVDLGRFSLHSAIYSTRPDVRCLLHLHTPATAAVSAMKCGLLPLSHEALLVGDVAYYDYNGVMEEEEDRVALQKSLGPTCKVLVLRNHGIVALGESVEEAFYTIYHIQAACQVQVSALCSAGGAENLIMLDRTTQRPNPTGTVGWAGSTFGPLTKTRLGEHEFEALMRTLDNLGYRTGYAYRFPILLERSRTRREVEVPATVTSFQFEEEGGHPMPRQHPFAQRHQQEKTRWLNTPNSYLRISQDQASPGHQRTMWLKEEMTQAGSTAIKIENPNQFVPLFTNPQEVLETRNKIRQQNRQDMKTAGPQSQVLASVITVDSPPSPVEPPKPLEPETPNPFNQLTDQELEEYRKEVQRNQEGQIEEGEEVVNDTETVPATSPPKTPPPCDPPPPGHTSGAKILCQ, encoded by the exons ATGAGCACCTCTCCCACCCCTAAGGGCACCCCAGTGCATCTCAGCCCCAGTGATGGGGCCCCAGAGGagaaccccctctccccccaacaCTCCACCCCTGGATCCGGGCCCCTGCACAAGAAACGAGTCTCCAGCATCCTCCAGAgccca tccttCAGAGAGGAACTGGATGTGCTGATCCAGGAGCAGATGAAGAAAGGAGGCAGCTCCTCCAACCTCTGGGCTCTGAGGCAGATCGCTGATTTCATGGCCTCTCACGgctcccctgctgccctgcctgtgTCCCCTTCCa CCATGATGATGGTGACTCCCATCAACGACCTGCATGGCTGGGAGCCCAGCAGCATGGTGAAGGGGGAGAGGCTGATGCGCTGCAAGCTGGCCAGCGTCCACCGCCTGCTGGATCTCTACGGCTGGGCCCAGTTCAGCCACTCCTGCCTCACC CTGCGTGTGAGCAAGGAGCAGGAGCATTTCCTGGTGCTGCCCGAAGGCTTGGCCTACGGTGAGGTCACTGCCTCCAGCCTG GTGAAGGTGAACGtgctgggggaggtggtggagaggggcaGCACCTCTCTGGGGGTGGACCTGGGCCGTTTCAGCCTCCACTCCGCCATCTACTCCACCCGGCCAGACGTCCGCTGCCTGctgcacctccacacccccgccACGGCCGCC GTGTCTGCCATGAAGTGCGGcctcctgcctctgtcccacGAGGCTTTGCTCGTGGGCGACGTGGCCTACTATGATTACAACGGcgtgatggaggaagaggaggacagggtggcGCTACAGAAGAGCCTGGGCCCCACCTGCAAG gtgCTGGTGCTGAGGAACCACGGCATCGTGGCCCTGGGAGAGTCTGTGGAGGAAGCGTTCTACACCATCTATCACATCCAGGCTGCCTGTCAGGTCCAG GTGTCAGCATTGTGCAGTGCCGGAGGAGCGGAGAACCTCATCATGCTGGACCGCACCACCCAGAGGCCCAACCCCACTGGCACCGTGGGCTGGGCCGGCTCCACCTTCGGGCCCCTGACCAAGACTCGCCTCGGGGAACACGAGTTCGAGGCTCTCATGAGGACCCTGGACAACCTG GGCTACCGTACCGGCTACGCCTACCGCTTCCCCATCCTCCTGGAGCGCTCGCGGAcacggagagaggtggaggtgcccGCCACCGTCACCTCCTTCCagtttgaggaggaggggggtcaccCTATGCCCCGCCAGCACCCTTTCGCCCAGCGCCACCAGCAGGAGAAGACCCGCTGGCTCAACACGCCCAACTCATACCTGCGGATTAGCCAGGACCAGGCCAGCCCTGGGCATCAGCGCACCATG TGGCTGAAGGAGGAGATGACCCAGGCTGGAAGCACCGCCATCAAAATAGAGAACCCCAACCAGTTTGTCCCTCTCTTCACCAATCCCCAGGAAGTGCTTGAGACGCGGAACAAG ATCCGACAGCAGAACCGGCAGGACATGAAGACAGCAGGCCCCCAGTCCCAAGTGCTGGCCAGTGTCATAACAGTAGACAGCCCACCG TCTCCGGTGGAACCTCCGAAACCTCTGGAGCCTGAGACACCCAACCCCTTCAACCAGCTGACAgaccaggagctggaggagtatCGTAAAGAGGTGCAGCGAAACCAGGAGGGCCAGATAGAAG aaggggaggaggtggtgaacgACACAGAGACCGTTCCAGCTACCTCCCCTCCAAagacccctcctccctgtgaccctccacccccag GGCACACCTCTGGTGCTAAGATCTTGTGTCAATA A
- the add2 gene encoding beta-adducin isoform X2 → MSTSPTPKGTPVHLSPSDGAPEENPLSPQHSTPGSGPLHKKRVSSILQSPSFREELDVLIQEQMKKGGSSSNLWALRQIADFMASHGSPAALPVSPSTMMMVTPINDLHGWEPSSMVKGERLMRCKLASVHRLLDLYGWAQFSHSCLTLRVSKEQEHFLVLPEGLAYGEVTASSLVKVNVLGEVVERGSTSLGVDLGRFSLHSAIYSTRPDVRCLLHLHTPATAAVSAMKCGLLPLSHEALLVGDVAYYDYNGVMEEEEDRVALQKSLGPTCKVLVLRNHGIVALGESVEEAFYTIYHIQAACQVQVSALCSAGGAENLIMLDRTTQRPNPTGTVGWAGSTFGPLTKTRLGEHEFEALMRTLDNLGYRTGYAYRFPILLERSRTRREVEVPATVTSFQFEEEGGHPMPRQHPFAQRHQQEKTRWLNTPNSYLRISQDQASPGHQRTMWLKEEMTQAGSTAIKIENPNQFVPLFTNPQEVLETRNKIRQQNRQDMKTAGPQSQVLASVITVDSPPSPVEPPKPLEPETPNPFNQLTDQELEEYRKEVQRNQEGQIEDEGKTDSPVPNGQGEEEKQQTEELEKGMKALSTNDTSVPASPTPTAPAAKPLGNTPEGSPSKSPSKKKKKFKAPSFLKKSKKQKEKAET, encoded by the exons ATGAGCACCTCTCCCACCCCTAAGGGCACCCCAGTGCATCTCAGCCCCAGTGATGGGGCCCCAGAGGagaaccccctctccccccaacaCTCCACCCCTGGATCCGGGCCCCTGCACAAGAAACGAGTCTCCAGCATCCTCCAGAgccca tccttCAGAGAGGAACTGGATGTGCTGATCCAGGAGCAGATGAAGAAAGGAGGCAGCTCCTCCAACCTCTGGGCTCTGAGGCAGATCGCTGATTTCATGGCCTCTCACGgctcccctgctgccctgcctgtgTCCCCTTCCa CCATGATGATGGTGACTCCCATCAACGACCTGCATGGCTGGGAGCCCAGCAGCATGGTGAAGGGGGAGAGGCTGATGCGCTGCAAGCTGGCCAGCGTCCACCGCCTGCTGGATCTCTACGGCTGGGCCCAGTTCAGCCACTCCTGCCTCACC CTGCGTGTGAGCAAGGAGCAGGAGCATTTCCTGGTGCTGCCCGAAGGCTTGGCCTACGGTGAGGTCACTGCCTCCAGCCTG GTGAAGGTGAACGtgctgggggaggtggtggagaggggcaGCACCTCTCTGGGGGTGGACCTGGGCCGTTTCAGCCTCCACTCCGCCATCTACTCCACCCGGCCAGACGTCCGCTGCCTGctgcacctccacacccccgccACGGCCGCC GTGTCTGCCATGAAGTGCGGcctcctgcctctgtcccacGAGGCTTTGCTCGTGGGCGACGTGGCCTACTATGATTACAACGGcgtgatggaggaagaggaggacagggtggcGCTACAGAAGAGCCTGGGCCCCACCTGCAAG gtgCTGGTGCTGAGGAACCACGGCATCGTGGCCCTGGGAGAGTCTGTGGAGGAAGCGTTCTACACCATCTATCACATCCAGGCTGCCTGTCAGGTCCAG GTGTCAGCATTGTGCAGTGCCGGAGGAGCGGAGAACCTCATCATGCTGGACCGCACCACCCAGAGGCCCAACCCCACTGGCACCGTGGGCTGGGCCGGCTCCACCTTCGGGCCCCTGACCAAGACTCGCCTCGGGGAACACGAGTTCGAGGCTCTCATGAGGACCCTGGACAACCTG GGCTACCGTACCGGCTACGCCTACCGCTTCCCCATCCTCCTGGAGCGCTCGCGGAcacggagagaggtggaggtgcccGCCACCGTCACCTCCTTCCagtttgaggaggaggggggtcaccCTATGCCCCGCCAGCACCCTTTCGCCCAGCGCCACCAGCAGGAGAAGACCCGCTGGCTCAACACGCCCAACTCATACCTGCGGATTAGCCAGGACCAGGCCAGCCCTGGGCATCAGCGCACCATG TGGCTGAAGGAGGAGATGACCCAGGCTGGAAGCACCGCCATCAAAATAGAGAACCCCAACCAGTTTGTCCCTCTCTTCACCAATCCCCAGGAAGTGCTTGAGACGCGGAACAAG ATCCGACAGCAGAACCGGCAGGACATGAAGACAGCAGGCCCCCAGTCCCAAGTGCTGGCCAGTGTCATAACAGTAGACAGCCCACCG TCTCCGGTGGAACCTCCGAAACCTCTGGAGCCTGAGACACCCAACCCCTTCAACCAGCTGACAgaccaggagctggaggagtatCGTAAAGAGGTGCAGCGAAACCAGGAGGGCCAGATAGAAG ACGAGGGAAAGACGGACTCGCCGGTTCCGAACGGccaaggggaggaagagaagcagcagacggaggagctggagaaaggGATGAAGGCCCTGTCGACCAACGACACCTCGGTCCCGGCTTCGCCCACGCCCACTGCCCCGGCTGCCAAGCCCCTGGGCAACACCCCAGAGGGCTCCCCCTCCAAGTCCCcctccaagaagaagaagaagttcaAGGCGCCCTCTTTTCTCAAAAAGAGCAAGAAGCAAAAAGAGAAGGCAGAAACTTGA